A window of the Desulfuromonadales bacterium genome harbors these coding sequences:
- a CDS encoding response regulator — protein MGLRILIADDALFMRNMLREIFVKAGFQVVGEAANGVEAVERYLELRPDLVTMDIVMPLKSGIEALQQITREDPDARVVMCSALGQEALVIEAVQAGAKDFIVKPFKEERVLDVVRRVTKNQG, from the coding sequence ATGGGACTTAGGATTCTGATTGCGGACGATGCCCTGTTCATGCGCAACATGCTCAGGGAGATTTTCGTCAAAGCCGGCTTTCAGGTCGTCGGTGAGGCGGCCAACGGCGTCGAGGCGGTTGAAAGGTATCTCGAGCTGCGCCCGGACCTGGTGACCATGGATATCGTCATGCCGCTCAAGAGCGGCATCGAGGCGCTGCAGCAGATCACCCGCGAGGACCCCGACGCCCGCGTCGTCATGTGCAGCGCCCTTGGCCAGGAGGCGCTGGTCATCGAGGCGGTGCAGGCCGGGGCCAAGGATTTTATCGTCAAACCATTCAAGGAAGAGCGGGTTCTCGACGTCGTGCGGCGGGTGACCAAAAATCAAGGATGA
- a CDS encoding outer membrane lipoprotein carrier protein LolA — MNRIVLLVLVLVAFFPLPQMVSAKEDVSLQDVIQTLEGPFKANSATPSAIADFQADFLQESRVASLDRVQKGHGRVTVKFDRTRSDRVSRPLFRWEYDQPTRQEIVSNGKTMWVYVPENHQVIQSDIEASAQPRADDPLAFLTGLGNLSRDFQIAWASPNRDEQGNPVLELRPRQPSAVLQKLLVVVAKDAVAEATRRGKPGSIFPILSTTVYDPSDNSTRIEFSGVRVNRRLPDSHFNFVPPKGVEVVRPTGQGVGF, encoded by the coding sequence ATGAATCGGATAGTATTGCTGGTCTTGGTCCTGGTGGCGTTTTTTCCCCTCCCGCAAATGGTGTCGGCGAAGGAGGACGTCAGCCTGCAGGACGTCATCCAGACCCTCGAAGGCCCCTTCAAGGCAAACTCTGCGACGCCGTCGGCCATCGCCGATTTTCAGGCAGATTTCCTCCAGGAGTCACGGGTCGCCTCTCTCGACCGCGTCCAGAAGGGCCACGGCCGCGTGACCGTCAAGTTCGACCGTACCCGTTCCGACCGGGTTTCCCGGCCCCTCTTCCGCTGGGAATACGACCAGCCGACGCGGCAGGAGATCGTCTCCAACGGCAAGACCATGTGGGTCTACGTGCCGGAGAACCACCAGGTCATCCAGTCCGACATCGAGGCTTCCGCCCAGCCCCGTGCCGATGACCCCCTCGCTTTTTTGACCGGCCTCGGCAACCTGTCACGGGACTTCCAGATTGCCTGGGCCTCGCCGAACCGGGATGAGCAAGGCAATCCTGTTCTGGAGCTGCGCCCCCGCCAGCCCTCCGCCGTGCTGCAGAAGCTGCTGGTGGTGGTGGCCAAGGATGCCGTCGCCGAGGCGACGCGCCGCGGCAAGCCGGGCAGCATCTTCCCCATTCTGTCCACCACGGTCTACGACCCGAGCGACAACAGCACCCGCATCGAGTTCAGCGGCGTCCGGGTCAATCGCCGGCTGCCCGACAGTCATTTCAACTTCGTCCCGCCCAAAGGGGTCGAGGTGGTGCGCCCGACCGGACAGGGCGTGGGGTTCTGA
- a CDS encoding ORF6N domain-containing protein: MLIPIERIEKSIYSLRGQKVMLDRDLAELYGVETRVLNQAVRRNIKRFPDDFMIALSRDEIRDISQFVTSPGFKHAPNVFAFTEQGVAMLSSVLNSDRAIEVNIRIMRTFVKLREMIASNAELARRLDELEQRYDAQFRVVFDAIRQMMQPEEKGRKEIGFKIEEEGAAYV; the protein is encoded by the coding sequence ATGCTGATTCCGATTGAGCGTATCGAGAAGTCGATTTATTCTCTTCGTGGCCAGAAGGTCATGCTGGACCGGGACCTGGCGGAGCTTTACGGAGTGGAGACAAGGGTGCTTAACCAGGCGGTTAGAAGAAACATCAAGCGGTTTCCAGATGATTTCATGATCGCCCTTAGCCGGGACGAAATCCGGGACATATCACAATTTGTGACAAGTCCGGGCTTCAAGCACGCACCGAATGTCTTCGCTTTCACCGAGCAGGGTGTGGCCATGCTCTCCAGCGTGCTGAACAGCGACCGGGCAATCGAAGTCAATATCCGCATCATGCGGACCTTCGTCAAGCTGCGGGAGATGATCGCTTCCAACGCCGAGCTCGCCCGTCGGCTCGATGAGCTGGAGCAGAGGTACGATGCCCAGTTCCGGGTGGTCTTCGACGCCATTCGGCAAATGATGCAGCCGGAGGAGAAGGGGCGGAAAGAGATCGGGTTTAAGATCGAGGAGGAGGGTGCGGCGTACGTGTGA
- a CDS encoding chemotaxis protein CheA has protein sequence MDMSKYRGMFLSETQEHLRSMASLVVALEKNPTDREGIDSLFRAAHSIKGMAASMGYEQTVQLAHYLEDLMDGFRKGGAVSAAAIDRLLAGVDLLEGLLEDVATEQPEREVDTFLAAAVASAETEPSLVPLAPAPLSAAPPEAPAEPVPGQALQVTVELAAEAIAPAARALLLLREIGRLGTLLKSAPTAEELGQGGAIRRLEAWLLTEQPPGQIQEVLAAMADVERVSLAVDRRREQPRLPQRDEGGRTVRVRTELLDRFINLTGELITNRYMLQTAFRETRWTEAGEALEQLRRLIADLHHHVLQVRMMPLESITGRLPRLVRDLGRKSGKNVELRMTGIEVELDRAILEELADPLVHLVRNAVDHGIEARGAVSVRAWREKDLVLLEVADDGRGMDPVAIRRKALEKGMVTPAQASALPDRDILQLVCRPGFSTAAEITETSGRGVGMDVVKKAVENLGGGLDIQSEPGLGTRFLLKLPLSVAIIQVLLVECAGHTVGIPITKVLRTLDVAREDVRSSGRQMVIPFEEELVPLLSLRKMLQLPARPSAGGSLPVVVVEGRRRKVGLVVDRLVGQREVFVKSLAFPLDRLPGVHGATVLGDGSVIFIIDPQSLLEQRPGAPAARPRGENS, from the coding sequence ATGGACATGTCCAAATACCGGGGGATGTTCCTCTCCGAGACGCAGGAGCATCTCCGGAGTATGGCCAGCCTGGTCGTAGCCCTGGAAAAGAACCCCACCGACCGCGAGGGGATCGATTCCCTGTTTCGGGCGGCGCATTCCATCAAGGGGATGGCGGCCTCGATGGGATACGAACAGACGGTGCAGCTCGCCCACTACCTGGAAGACCTGATGGACGGTTTTCGCAAGGGCGGCGCCGTTTCCGCCGCCGCCATCGACCGGTTGCTGGCGGGGGTCGATCTGCTGGAGGGGCTGCTCGAGGACGTGGCCACCGAGCAGCCGGAGCGCGAGGTGGACACATTTCTGGCGGCCGCCGTTGCCTCTGCGGAAACTGAACCCTCGCTTGTGCCCCTTGCGCCGGCACCGCTATCTGCCGCGCCGCCGGAGGCGCCTGCCGAACCGGTTCCGGGACAGGCGCTGCAGGTGACCGTCGAACTGGCCGCCGAGGCCATCGCGCCGGCGGCCCGCGCGCTGCTCCTCCTGCGGGAGATAGGCCGGCTGGGAACGCTGCTGAAGAGTGCCCCGACGGCGGAGGAACTGGGGCAGGGGGGGGCGATCCGCCGTCTGGAGGCCTGGCTGCTGACCGAACAGCCGCCCGGACAGATACAGGAAGTGCTGGCGGCGATGGCCGATGTGGAACGGGTTTCCCTCGCCGTCGACCGGCGCCGGGAGCAGCCACGGCTGCCCCAGCGGGACGAGGGTGGGCGAACGGTGCGGGTGCGCACCGAGCTCCTCGACCGCTTCATCAACCTGACCGGCGAGCTCATCACCAATCGCTACATGCTGCAGACGGCTTTTCGCGAGACGCGCTGGACCGAGGCCGGCGAGGCGCTCGAGCAGCTGCGGCGGCTGATCGCCGATCTGCATCATCATGTGCTGCAGGTGCGGATGATGCCGCTGGAGAGCATCACCGGCCGGCTCCCGCGGCTGGTTCGGGATCTCGGCCGCAAGAGCGGCAAAAATGTCGAGCTGCGCATGACCGGCATCGAAGTCGAGCTCGACCGGGCCATTCTCGAAGAGCTGGCCGACCCCCTGGTGCACCTGGTGCGCAACGCCGTCGACCATGGCATCGAGGCGCGCGGCGCCGTGAGCGTGCGTGCCTGGCGGGAGAAAGACCTGGTGCTGCTGGAGGTGGCCGATGACGGCCGCGGCATGGACCCCGTCGCCATCCGTCGCAAGGCCCTGGAAAAGGGGATGGTTACCCCTGCCCAGGCCAGTGCGCTGCCGGATCGGGATATCCTCCAGCTGGTCTGTCGTCCCGGTTTTTCCACGGCAGCCGAGATCACCGAAACCTCGGGCCGCGGCGTCGGCATGGACGTGGTCAAGAAGGCCGTGGAAAACCTGGGGGGAGGGCTCGACATCCAGTCGGAGCCGGGCCTGGGGACCCGCTTCCTGCTCAAACTGCCGCTGTCGGTGGCGATCATCCAGGTTCTGCTGGTGGAATGCGCGGGCCATACCGTCGGTATCCCCATCACCAAGGTGCTGCGGACCCTCGATGTTGCCCGCGAGGATGTCCGCTCCTCCGGGCGGCAGATGGTGATCCCTTTCGAGGAAGAGTTGGTTCCCCTGCTGTCGCTGCGCAAGATGCTCCAGCTGCCCGCACGGCCATCTGCCGGGGGAAGCCTGCCGGTGGTCGTCGTCGAAGGGCGCCGCCGCAAGGTCGGGCTGGTGGTCGACCGGCTGGTCGGCCAGCGTGAAGTCTTCGTCAAGAGTCTGGCGTTTCCCCTCGACCGGCTCCCGGGCGTTCATGGTGCGACGGTGCTGGGAGACGGCAGCGTAATTTTCATCATCGATCCGCAATCGCTGCTGGAGCAGCGGCCCGGCGCGCCGGCCGCCCGGCCGAGAGGAGAAAATTCGTGA
- a CDS encoding chemotaxis protein CheW — protein sequence MEQVLIFRLGEELYALEVAHIQEVIEPPPYHYIPLAPAAFPGAINFHGNILPVLDLGACLGFAAGQKNGRIIVLATSLCRLALAVTAIQRIVLLDADALLSSREDGRRANCSRAVFSLDGEMINLLDAAQLLASLEMTEMGTGGDHGT from the coding sequence ATGGAACAGGTTCTTATCTTTCGCCTCGGCGAAGAGCTCTATGCCCTGGAGGTGGCCCATATCCAGGAAGTCATCGAGCCGCCGCCTTATCACTACATCCCACTGGCGCCGGCCGCCTTTCCGGGGGCCATCAATTTTCACGGCAACATTCTGCCGGTTCTCGACCTGGGTGCCTGCCTCGGCTTTGCCGCCGGCCAAAAGAATGGGCGCATCATTGTTCTGGCAACGTCGCTCTGTCGGCTGGCGCTGGCGGTGACCGCCATTCAGCGGATCGTGCTGCTCGATGCCGACGCGCTGTTGTCCTCCCGGGAAGATGGCCGACGGGCCAACTGCAGCCGGGCGGTCTTCAGCCTCGATGGTGAAATGATCAATCTGCTCGATGCGGCGCAGCTGCTCGCGAGCCTGGAGATGACTGAAATGGGGACAGGAGGAGACCATGGGACTTAG
- a CDS encoding methyl-accepting chemotaxis protein, with translation MRVEITYKFVAGFIIVVGSVVFLNLLVPSLGIPEEMQQLVAVACAILVGLVLGWFFSRAFTANIRHLREAAERLSHGDLSAPVLLPRSGFPDETADLAASLNLVVESLRELVGTIRASAVRAAESAHGLSATSEEMTASSLEVANTVEQISRGAETQAEMVEKSSRLIREMAVSIDLIAASAKKLSASASDTARTAQRGGEIARNSMAKMKQVLGDVERNGEQIVSFGTQVQKIGKIVEVITGIAQKTNLLALNATIEAARAGEYGRGFTVVAEEIRKLADSSSDSAGEISRLIEAIREESQKVQSSMQTSIREMDSERAALDTTSGAFEEIIQTAVATQTKATSIAELSQKQAEGAKGMVAAIDEISRVITDNAAATQEVSAATEEQSASMEEMACSAQDLSALAEQLLEAVRRFQLAPEKS, from the coding sequence ATGCGCGTAGAGATCACCTACAAATTCGTGGCCGGCTTCATCATCGTGGTGGGCTCCGTCGTTTTCCTGAATCTGCTGGTCCCCTCCCTCGGCATCCCCGAGGAAATGCAGCAGCTGGTTGCCGTCGCCTGCGCCATCCTGGTGGGCCTGGTGCTGGGGTGGTTCTTCTCCAGGGCCTTCACCGCCAATATCCGGCATCTGCGGGAGGCGGCCGAACGTCTCAGCCACGGGGACCTCTCGGCACCCGTCCTGCTTCCCCGAAGCGGCTTTCCGGACGAGACGGCCGATCTGGCCGCCTCCCTCAATCTGGTGGTGGAGAGCCTGCGCGAGCTGGTCGGAACCATCCGGGCCTCGGCGGTCAGGGCCGCCGAATCGGCGCACGGCCTTTCGGCCACCTCCGAGGAGATGACGGCCTCTTCCCTGGAGGTGGCCAACACCGTCGAACAGATCAGTCGCGGCGCCGAAACCCAGGCGGAAATGGTGGAAAAATCGTCCCGGCTGATCCGAGAGATGGCGGTCTCCATCGACCTGATTGCCGCTTCCGCCAAGAAGCTCTCCGCCTCGGCCAGCGACACCGCCCGCACCGCCCAGCGCGGCGGAGAGATCGCCCGCAATTCAATGGCGAAAATGAAGCAGGTGCTCGGGGACGTGGAGCGCAATGGCGAGCAGATCGTCTCCTTCGGCACGCAGGTGCAGAAGATCGGCAAGATCGTCGAAGTGATCACCGGTATCGCCCAGAAGACCAACCTGCTCGCCCTGAACGCCACCATCGAGGCGGCCCGGGCCGGCGAGTACGGTCGTGGTTTCACCGTGGTCGCCGAGGAGATCCGCAAACTGGCCGATTCCTCCAGTGATTCGGCGGGCGAAATCTCCCGGCTGATCGAGGCGATCCGCGAGGAAAGCCAGAAAGTCCAGTCCTCGATGCAGACGAGTATCCGGGAGATGGACAGTGAGCGGGCAGCGCTCGACACCACCAGCGGCGCTTTCGAGGAGATCATTCAAACCGCCGTCGCCACCCAGACCAAGGCGACCAGCATCGCCGAGCTATCGCAGAAGCAGGCCGAAGGGGCCAAGGGGATGGTGGCGGCGATCGACGAGATCTCCCGCGTCATTACCGACAACGCCGCAGCCACCCAGGAGGTCTCCGCAGCGACCGAGGAGCAGTCGGCCTCGATGGAGGAAATGGCCTGTTCGGCCCAGGACCTCTCGGCCCTCGCCGAGCAACTGCTCGAGGCGGTCAGGCGCTTTCAGCTCGCTCCCGAGAAGAGCTAG
- a CDS encoding ORF6N domain-containing protein yields the protein MNMTVPVEVVKGKIYLIRGQKVLLDRDLAEMYGVEVKALNQAVKRNIGRFPEDFMFQLAAEEAGSLRFQVGISKSQGRGGRRYLPYVFTEQGVAMLSSVLGSERAVQVNIAIMRAFVHMRELAASNRELAHRLDELEKKFAGHDQQFVAVFDAIRQMMKPEEKGRKEIGFKVEEGGAAYL from the coding sequence ATGAACATGACTGTTCCAGTAGAGGTCGTCAAGGGGAAGATTTATCTGATCCGCGGGCAGAAGGTGCTGCTGGATAGGGACCTGGCGGAGATGTATGGCGTTGAGGTCAAAGCGCTGAACCAGGCGGTCAAGCGCAACATCGGCCGATTTCCCGAGGATTTCATGTTTCAGCTCGCGGCCGAGGAGGCCGGGTCTTTGAGATTCCAGGTTGGAATCTCAAAGTCGCAAGGTCGAGGCGGCCGACGTTATCTGCCTTACGTCTTCACGGAGCAGGGGGTGGCGATGCTCTCCAGCGTGCTGGGCAGCGAGCGCGCCGTGCAGGTTAACATCGCCATCATGCGCGCCTTTGTGCATATGCGGGAGTTGGCCGCCTCTAACCGCGAGTTGGCACACCGGCTCGACGAACTGGAAAAGAAATTTGCCGGCCATGACCAGCAGTTTGTTGCGGTGTTCGACGCCATCCGGCAAATGATGAAGCCAGAGGAGAAGGGGCGGAAGGAGATCGGGTTCAAGGTGGAGGAGGGCGGAGCGGCATATCTGTAA
- a CDS encoding GxxExxY protein, translated as MFHEEITDKIICAYYNVYNRLGHGFLERVYENALAIELKKSGLSVVQQESVRVYYDGIQVGDYIADIIVNGIVILELKSAEFIRSEHLAQLTNYLKATDKEVGLLLNFGRKPEFKRIVLGNESKSFRADNLG; from the coding sequence ATGTTCCATGAAGAAATAACCGACAAAATCATCTGTGCCTATTACAACGTTTACAATCGCCTCGGTCACGGTTTTCTTGAAAGGGTGTATGAAAACGCCCTTGCAATTGAGCTAAAAAAGAGCGGGCTATCGGTCGTCCAGCAGGAAAGTGTGAGGGTTTATTACGATGGAATCCAAGTTGGAGATTACATTGCCGATATTATTGTGAATGGGATTGTGATTTTGGAATTGAAATCCGCAGAGTTCATCAGGAGTGAACATCTTGCGCAATTGACAAATTATTTGAAGGCGACCGACAAGGAAGTTGGGCTGTTGCTGAATTTTGGTCGGAAACCGGAATTTAAAAGAATTGTTCTCGGGAATGAATCAAAATCGTTCCGCGCGGATAACCTCGGATAA
- a CDS encoding chemotaxis protein CheC has product MTFSRLSEGQLDALKEVSNIGMGHAATALSQLIGETIYLRVPRVTVTDVAQVPELMGGAERVVAGITLRILGDARGNILLVFPRESVQRLLACLLRRDESEPLLNEIGVSTLKEVGNILASAYLNALGSLLHLTLIPSVPMLAYDMAGAVVDYVLIELSQAGDLALMVETEFHGVAPGAEGIKGHFFLLPDPASLGFILEAVGGAP; this is encoded by the coding sequence GTGACCTTTTCCCGTCTGAGCGAAGGACAGCTCGATGCCCTCAAGGAAGTCAGCAACATCGGCATGGGGCATGCCGCCACCGCCCTCTCCCAGCTGATCGGCGAGACCATTTACCTGCGTGTTCCGCGGGTGACCGTGACCGATGTCGCCCAGGTCCCCGAGCTGATGGGCGGGGCGGAGCGTGTGGTGGCCGGGATCACCCTGCGGATCCTCGGCGACGCGCGCGGCAACATTCTGCTCGTCTTTCCCCGCGAAAGCGTCCAGCGGCTGCTCGCCTGCCTGCTGCGCCGGGACGAGTCGGAACCGCTCCTCAACGAGATCGGCGTCTCCACGCTCAAGGAGGTGGGCAACATCCTTGCTTCGGCCTACCTCAACGCCCTCGGCAGCCTGCTGCACCTGACCCTGATCCCTTCGGTGCCGATGCTGGCCTACGACATGGCCGGGGCGGTGGTCGACTATGTGCTGATCGAGCTGAGTCAGGCCGGGGACCTGGCCCTGATGGTGGAAACCGAATTCCATGGCGTCGCGCCCGGTGCGGAAGGGATCAAGGGGCACTTTTTCCTGCTCCCCGATCCGGCTTCCCTCGGCTTCATTCTCGAAGCGGTCGGAGGTGCGCCGTGA